A single region of the Candidatus Hydrogenedens sp. genome encodes:
- the leuD gene encoding 3-isopropylmalate dehydratase small subunit codes for MIRGDKEVEKFTILKGIVAPLDARNVDTDQIVPKQFLKRIQRTGYEDVLFYDWRYLDDGKTPNPQFEMNAPRYKGATILLTRDNFGCGSSREHAPWALKDYGFRCILAISFADIFYNNCFNNGILPITLSPEIIDQLFNEVRSQENYMLEIDLVSQRITKPDGKQIHFDIHSFLKERLLNGWDQIGLTLRYEELIDKYEKKHPLKL; via the coding sequence ATGATTAGAGGAGATAAAGAAGTGGAAAAATTTACTATATTGAAAGGAATTGTAGCACCTTTAGATGCAAGAAATGTGGATACAGACCAGATAGTTCCAAAACAGTTTTTGAAAAGAATACAAAGAACAGGTTATGAGGATGTTCTTTTTTACGATTGGCGTTATCTCGATGATGGAAAAACACCCAATCCACAATTTGAGATGAACGCACCTCGTTATAAAGGAGCCACTATTTTATTGACACGCGATAATTTTGGTTGTGGTTCATCACGCGAACATGCTCCATGGGCATTAAAAGATTATGGTTTCCGTTGTATTTTGGCAATATCTTTTGCAGATATCTTCTATAACAATTGTTTTAATAATGGAATTTTGCCTATAACGCTCTCACCGGAAATTATTGACCAACTCTTTAATGAAGTCCGTTCACAGGAAAATTATATGTTAGAAATAGATTTGGTTAGTCAAAGAATTACAAAACCAGATGGGAAACAAATCCATTTTGACATCCATTCGTTTCTCAAGGAGCGTTTATTAAATGGATGGGACCAAATAGGTCTTACATTGCGATATGAAGAATTGATTGACAAATATGAAAAGAAACATCCTCTGAAATTGTGA
- the leuC gene encoding 3-isopropylmalate dehydratase large subunit gives MPKNIYEKIWDAHLVYTPEDQDPIIYIDRHYIHEVTSPQAFEGLRIAGRKVRRPDLTFATMDHNIPTTNRDKPIADPMSALQVETLKNNCKEFGIQCFDMHDPRNGIVHVVGPELGLTQPGMTIVCGDSHTSTHGAFGALAFGIGTSEVEHVLATQTLLQRKSKTMEIRIEGELPLGVTAKDLILHIIGKIGTDGGTGYVIEYTGEVVKRLSMEGRMTLCNMTIEGGARAGLISPDETTVKYLLGRPYIPKHIPEEELVNLWLSWASDTGCSYDKTIIINAKDVEPQVTWGTSPEMVAPISGRVPVLKEIQDTNRRNAIEKALKYMGIEEGTPIEAIEVDKIFIGSCTNGRIEDLREVAKVIKGYKVNKRIKQAIIVPGSMLVKKQAEQEHLHNIFIEAGFEWREPGCSMCLAMNDDRLNPGERCASTSNRNFEGRQGKGGRTHLVSPAMAGACAIMGHFVDIRKWKFND, from the coding sequence ACTTCACCACAAGCATTTGAGGGATTGAGAATTGCTGGTAGAAAGGTTCGTCGTCCCGATTTAACCTTTGCTACGATGGACCATAATATCCCTACAACCAATCGTGATAAACCGATTGCAGACCCAATGTCTGCATTACAGGTAGAAACATTAAAAAATAATTGCAAGGAATTTGGTATCCAATGTTTCGATATGCATGACCCACGGAATGGTATTGTTCATGTGGTGGGTCCTGAATTAGGATTGACACAACCCGGAATGACAATTGTTTGTGGAGATTCGCATACTTCAACGCACGGGGCTTTCGGTGCACTTGCATTCGGTATTGGAACCAGTGAAGTGGAGCATGTCCTCGCTACGCAAACATTATTGCAAAGAAAATCAAAAACAATGGAAATCCGTATAGAAGGAGAGTTACCTTTAGGAGTTACGGCAAAAGATCTTATTTTACATATTATTGGAAAAATAGGAACAGATGGAGGAACAGGCTATGTTATTGAATATACAGGGGAAGTGGTCAAAAGACTTTCTATGGAAGGTCGTATGACTTTATGTAACATGACAATAGAAGGAGGAGCAAGGGCTGGGCTAATTTCTCCTGATGAAACCACAGTTAAATATCTGCTTGGAAGACCTTATATTCCTAAACATATTCCTGAGGAAGAACTTGTAAATCTATGGTTGTCCTGGGCATCGGACACGGGTTGTTCTTATGATAAAACTATAATAATTAATGCTAAAGATGTAGAACCTCAAGTAACATGGGGAACCTCTCCTGAAATGGTTGCTCCTATCTCGGGTAGAGTTCCTGTGTTAAAAGAAATACAGGATACAAACCGCAGGAATGCAATTGAAAAAGCACTCAAATATATGGGTATTGAGGAAGGAACACCTATTGAAGCCATAGAAGTAGATAAAATATTTATCGGTTCCTGCACAAATGGAAGAATTGAAGATTTAAGAGAAGTGGCTAAAGTCATTAAAGGTTATAAGGTAAACAAAAGAATAAAACAAGCAATCATTGTCCCCGGTTCAATGTTAGTTAAGAAACAAGCAGAACAGGAACATTTACACAATATTTTTATAGAAGCAGGTTTTGAATGGAGAGAGCCGGGTTGTTCTATGTGTCTCGCAATGAACGATGACCGTTTAAATCCAGGGGAACGATGTGCATCTACCTCAAATCGTAATTTTGAAGGTCGTCAGGGTAAAGGGGGAAGAACACATCTTGTTAGTCCAGCAATGGCAGGAGCATGTGCTATTATGGGACATTTTGTTGATATTCGCAAATGGAAATTTAATGATTAG
- a CDS encoding zinc ribbon domain-containing protein, translated as MPLYTYQVIHEDGTEGEIIEVFQKADEPPLKFHPETGEKVVRVFKPVHIAGWANERMAKQMLSDKNLAEKGFTKYVRSGKGYYEKTTGKEGPPTINVND; from the coding sequence ATGCCTTTATACACTTATCAGGTAATTCATGAAGATGGTACCGAAGGTGAAATTATAGAAGTGTTTCAAAAGGCAGATGAACCTCCATTAAAATTTCATCCCGAAACAGGAGAAAAAGTAGTTCGAGTTTTTAAGCCTGTGCATATTGCAGGTTGGGCTAATGAGCGGATGGCAAAACAAATGTTGAGTGATAAAAATCTTGCAGAAAAAGGCTTTACAAAATATGTCCGTTCAGGTAAAGGTTATTATGAAAAAACGACAGGAAAAGAAGGGCCGCCAACAATTAATGTAAATGACTGA